The following are from one region of the Paenibacillus sp. JZ16 genome:
- a CDS encoding threonine/serine exporter family protein: protein MVATFYIQQLITSFVASAAFGILFNVPKKALLQCGFAGMVGWLLYILLQNMMVEPVTATVFAAFCVTMISHFFAKKYKTPIIVFSVSGIIPLVPGGVAYNALRHVAQNQFDQAVQLGAQAFMISGAIALGLLLSEVTNQVIRKWSITRRRAGKPNSTGSS from the coding sequence ATGGTGGCAACCTTTTATATACAGCAGCTCATCACGAGTTTCGTTGCTTCGGCGGCCTTCGGGATCCTATTTAACGTACCCAAAAAAGCACTGCTGCAGTGCGGGTTTGCCGGCATGGTGGGCTGGCTGCTCTACATCCTGCTGCAGAACATGATGGTTGAGCCGGTGACGGCTACCGTGTTTGCGGCTTTTTGCGTGACAATGATCAGCCATTTTTTCGCCAAAAAATACAAGACTCCCATTATCGTGTTCAGCGTGTCAGGGATTATTCCGCTCGTGCCGGGCGGTGTTGCCTATAATGCCCTTCGCCATGTAGCCCAGAATCAATTCGATCAGGCCGTCCAGCTGGGGGCGCAAGCGTTCATGATTTCAGGCGCCATCGCGCTAGGTTTGCTGCTATCGGAGGTGACCAATCAGGTCATCCGGAAATGGTCGATAACCCGGAGAAGAGCCGGAAAACCCAATTCGACCGGCTCATCGTAG
- a CDS encoding threonine/serine exporter family protein → MNDLLKREHDIIKVCLLAGKIMLQSGAETYRVEDTMMRIAAAFGVENSHSYMTPTGIIFSVEEPQHITRLIRISDRTTNLDKIHQVNSVSRSISLGELTIEEAHRALEKIEHEQAIYPTWLLILLSAIASGCFLIMFRGIWPDFVPAAIAGGLGFSCFVFMHRVIPVRFFAEFSGALVIGITSVWMVRYGLGHQLDTIIISSVMPLVPGLLITNAIRDLMAGHLISGLSKGAEAFVTSFAIGAGIAFTLSF, encoded by the coding sequence TTGAATGACTTGTTGAAGCGGGAGCATGACATCATCAAGGTTTGCTTGTTAGCAGGAAAAATTATGTTGCAAAGCGGTGCGGAAACCTATCGGGTCGAGGATACGATGATGCGGATCGCTGCGGCTTTCGGCGTAGAGAACAGCCACAGCTATATGACTCCGACCGGGATTATCTTCTCGGTGGAGGAGCCTCAGCATATTACGCGGCTCATTCGTATTTCGGATCGGACAACCAATCTCGATAAGATCCATCAGGTCAACAGCGTGTCTCGGAGCATAAGCCTCGGTGAGCTGACGATTGAAGAGGCACACAGGGCGCTTGAGAAAATCGAGCATGAACAGGCGATTTATCCGACATGGCTGTTGATTCTCCTGTCCGCGATCGCAAGCGGCTGCTTTCTCATTATGTTTCGCGGCATCTGGCCGGATTTCGTACCGGCGGCCATAGCGGGCGGTCTTGGCTTCTCCTGCTTTGTATTCATGCATCGGGTCATACCGGTGCGATTCTTTGCCGAATTCTCTGGAGCGCTGGTCATCGGCATAACCTCCGTATGGATGGTCAGATACGGACTCGGCCATCAGCTGGATACGATCATTATCAGTTCCGTGATGCCGCTGGTACCGGGCTTGCTGATCACGAATGCTATCCGCGATCTGATGGCGGGGCATTTGATATCCGGCTTGTCCAAAGGCGCGGAGGCATTTGTTACGTCCTTTGCCATCGGTGCAGGTATTGCATTTACGTTGTCATTCTAA
- a CDS encoding aldo/keto reductase, which translates to MNYRQLGNTELHISEVSFGTWAIGGSWGQTDDQEALKGLDRAIGEGVNFFDTADVYGDGHAEDLLARATKGREDSVHVATKFCRAGDIHDLQTYSEASIRRYCENSLKRLQRERIDLYQVHCPPFAVLKDGRVFEVLDKLQAEGKIRHYGVSVETVEEGLFCLGVPGVRSLQVIFNLFRQKPLAQLLPKAKASGVGILVRLPLASGLLTGKFTETTTFNEGDHRNFNANGEQFNVGETFAGLRFEKGVELARELAWIAEGRGDMARASMRWILDCPEVTAVIPGFRNVRQIEDNLGTLDVPSFSMEEKERLALFYQEQVAMHIRGAY; encoded by the coding sequence ATGAATTACAGACAATTGGGAAATACGGAGCTTCACATTAGCGAGGTCAGCTTCGGCACATGGGCGATCGGAGGCTCATGGGGGCAGACCGATGATCAGGAAGCCTTGAAGGGATTGGACCGTGCCATCGGCGAGGGCGTGAACTTCTTCGATACCGCCGACGTTTATGGCGATGGGCATGCCGAGGATTTGCTCGCGCGCGCAACCAAAGGGAGGGAAGATTCCGTGCATGTCGCCACCAAGTTTTGCCGAGCGGGTGATATTCACGATCTTCAGACCTATTCCGAAGCGTCGATCCGTCGTTATTGCGAGAACAGCCTGAAGCGGCTGCAGCGTGAACGGATTGATCTCTATCAGGTTCACTGCCCTCCCTTCGCGGTGTTGAAGGACGGGCGAGTGTTTGAAGTGCTGGACAAGCTGCAGGCCGAGGGGAAAATCCGGCATTACGGCGTCAGCGTGGAGACGGTGGAGGAAGGTTTGTTTTGCCTGGGGGTACCTGGCGTAAGGTCGCTGCAGGTTATCTTCAACCTGTTCCGCCAAAAACCGCTGGCCCAGCTGCTCCCGAAAGCCAAAGCGTCGGGCGTCGGCATTTTGGTGCGCTTGCCGCTTGCCAGCGGTCTGTTAACCGGGAAATTTACGGAGACCACCACCTTCAACGAAGGGGATCACCGGAATTTCAATGCGAACGGGGAGCAGTTTAACGTGGGCGAGACCTTTGCCGGCCTGCGGTTCGAAAAAGGGGTTGAGCTCGCCAGAGAGCTCGCTTGGATTGCCGAGGGCCGAGGCGACATGGCCCGTGCATCCATGCGATGGATTCTGGACTGTCCCGAGGTCACCGCCGTGATTCCCGGCTTCCGCAACGTTCGCCAGATCGAAGACAATCTGGGCACGCTGGACGTGCCTTCGTTCAGTATGGAGGAGAAAGAGCGCCTTGCGCTTTTTTATCAGGAGCAGGTAGCCATGCACATCCGCGGTGCCTATTAA
- a CDS encoding PadR family transcriptional regulator, with product MTNLILLSFLRQRPMHGYEIQQLIQASRMDIWTNILSGSIYYALNKMESDGLIAATAEERTGARLRKIYSITDEGEKLFQKMIRETLTLPPHTVKSDFSLGLVWIESVPKQEAVELLQQNLKQVEESLAQWRSGKEIKGQYGLSKIALATFDNAISILEQDIAFLNKIITLVQE from the coding sequence ATGACCAACCTCATCCTGCTCTCATTCCTGCGCCAGCGTCCGATGCACGGCTACGAAATTCAGCAGCTTATTCAGGCCAGCCGTATGGACATATGGACGAATATACTGTCCGGCTCCATCTATTATGCACTTAACAAGATGGAAAGCGACGGTCTGATTGCAGCCACTGCTGAAGAGCGGACCGGTGCGAGACTTCGCAAAATTTACAGTATTACGGATGAAGGCGAGAAGTTATTTCAGAAGATGATCCGTGAAACCTTGACGCTTCCTCCCCACACCGTCAAATCCGACTTCTCACTCGGTTTGGTCTGGATCGAGAGCGTTCCGAAGCAGGAAGCGGTTGAACTGCTGCAGCAGAACCTCAAGCAGGTGGAAGAATCGCTTGCACAGTGGCGTTCAGGTAAAGAAATCAAGGGGCAGTACGGCTTATCCAAAATCGCCCTGGCCACCTTCGACAATGCGATCTCGATCCTGGAACAAGACATCGCCTTTCTCAACAAGATCATAACACTCGTTCAAGAATAA
- a CDS encoding ABC transporter ATP-binding protein: protein MMLPTLIQAKGLRKTYGQRTVVHDVALDIREGEVLAIIGPNGAGKSTTLDLVLGLRRPDIGTVTYWTKDPAPHIGLQLQSTPFFPGFTALENLRMFAAFYGKRLKDAVLIDHLSSCGLADAAKTDALRLSGGQQKRLAIAIALVHTPKLLFLDEPTAALDPRARRDIRELIRSLADKGTSIVFTSHDMEEVHKLASRLVLICDGRVKASGTPDELLSYYQTDSLEQLYIQLTDEQE from the coding sequence ATGATGTTACCTACTCTCATTCAAGCGAAAGGTTTAAGAAAAACTTATGGTCAGCGAACGGTCGTACATGATGTGGCTCTGGATATACGGGAAGGTGAAGTGCTTGCAATCATCGGTCCGAACGGCGCGGGGAAATCAACGACACTGGATTTGGTGCTGGGCTTGCGCCGACCCGATATCGGCACGGTCACCTACTGGACCAAGGATCCTGCCCCGCATATCGGGCTTCAGCTGCAATCCACTCCCTTCTTTCCGGGATTTACGGCCCTTGAGAATCTGCGAATGTTCGCTGCTTTCTATGGAAAGCGGCTCAAGGATGCGGTGCTCATCGACCACCTTAGCAGCTGCGGGCTTGCGGATGCTGCCAAAACCGATGCGCTTCGTCTCTCGGGAGGCCAACAGAAACGACTCGCCATTGCCATTGCGCTAGTCCATACACCCAAGCTGCTGTTCCTTGATGAGCCCACCGCTGCACTGGATCCGCGGGCACGCCGGGATATCCGGGAGCTGATCCGTTCCCTGGCAGACAAGGGCACCTCGATCGTCTTCACTTCGCATGACATGGAGGAGGTTCATAAACTCGCTTCCCGGCTGGTGCTCATCTGTGATGGGCGGGTGAAAGCTTCCGGCACGCCGGATGAGCTCCTCAGCTATTACCAAACAGATAGCCTCGAACAACTGTATATCCAACTGACTGATGAACAGGAATAA
- a CDS encoding ABC transporter permease, whose amino-acid sequence MRIIMTTMLRSMFRDTHTLVWNIVFPIAMLIGLGLYFNDAAYSHRLLAGVLTTNILFGATMVTAFNVMAQRNRGIYKLLRVTPFRTVSFITAMTGARTVLALLVSVCVILMSLFRLGVKLSLTGLTLMLLVLLIGTVCFTALGFLAANLSRDEGNVNMISNLMSFPMLLTSEAFYTLEHAPAWVVILGKLQPFHYLVDAMSTAVSPQGNISGIWMPLLILAGFTILILGAAAWTFRWDAEHPAGWKQGSANKAATM is encoded by the coding sequence ATGCGAATCATAATGACCACCATGCTGCGGAGCATGTTCCGCGACACCCATACCCTGGTCTGGAACATCGTTTTTCCCATTGCCATGCTGATCGGATTGGGACTATATTTCAACGACGCCGCCTATTCTCACCGACTCCTCGCGGGCGTGCTGACAACCAACATTTTGTTTGGGGCCACGATGGTTACCGCGTTTAATGTCATGGCCCAGCGCAACCGCGGCATCTATAAGCTGCTGCGGGTGACACCTTTTCGTACCGTCTCGTTCATTACCGCAATGACGGGGGCGCGAACCGTGCTGGCACTGCTCGTCAGCGTGTGTGTCATTCTCATGAGTCTATTTAGGCTCGGAGTGAAGCTAAGCCTGACTGGGCTCACGCTGATGCTGCTTGTCCTTCTGATCGGCACCGTTTGTTTTACCGCACTCGGTTTTCTGGCAGCCAACCTGTCCAGGGATGAGGGCAATGTCAACATGATCTCGAACCTGATGAGTTTTCCCATGCTGCTGACAAGTGAAGCCTTCTATACTTTAGAACATGCGCCTGCATGGGTGGTCATCCTGGGGAAACTGCAGCCGTTCCACTACCTGGTCGATGCCATGTCCACTGCCGTTTCTCCGCAAGGCAATATCTCCGGCATCTGGATGCCCCTGCTGATCCTCGCAGGCTTCACGATCCTTATCCTCGGCGCAGCCGCATGGACCTTCCGCTGGGATGCGGAGCATCCTGCCGGATGGAAGCAGGGAAGTGCGAACAAAGCGGCCACGATGTAA
- the serS gene encoding serine--tRNA ligase, translating into MLDMKWIRESTENQEELQRVADQKGIALSVAELVRLDDQRRTLLLTVEGLRQRRNAISQEISTLVRQGKQEEAERTKQQVKDINMELDKQEALYRKVDADYAQLLILVPNIVSPDTPVGASDEDNVEIRRVGEPPVFDYEYRDHVTLGEQHRMIDIPRGVKTAGTRSYYLTGIGAMLHRAVQQLAVDMLVAKGFTLMDVPLTVRTEAMENTAFFPLGQDQAFQITEQDKWLVGTSEVPLVSFYSGEVVDVAQPIRLAAASLCFRSEVGSGGRDVHGLYRVHQFAKVEQVVLCEACEEASEQLLQEITANAEELLQKLELPYRVVAVCTGDMSQKTYKQYDIETWMPSRGAYGETHSSSNLLDFQARRSNIRYRDAEGKLRYCHTLNNTAVASPRILIPLLENHQQADGSILIPKALRPYMNGMERIEPPADAVME; encoded by the coding sequence ATGCTAGATATGAAATGGATCCGGGAAAGCACAGAGAATCAGGAAGAACTGCAGCGAGTAGCTGACCAGAAAGGCATTGCCCTGTCGGTTGCCGAACTTGTCCGGCTGGATGACCAGCGTCGGACGCTGCTGCTGACCGTGGAGGGATTGCGGCAGCGGCGCAATGCCATCTCGCAGGAGATCAGCACGCTCGTGCGGCAAGGCAAACAGGAAGAAGCCGAGCGGACGAAACAGCAGGTCAAGGATATCAATATGGAGCTTGACAAGCAGGAAGCGTTGTACCGGAAGGTCGATGCGGATTACGCCCAGCTGCTCATCCTTGTGCCCAATATCGTTTCGCCGGATACGCCGGTCGGAGCTTCGGATGAGGACAATGTGGAGATCAGACGTGTTGGCGAGCCGCCCGTGTTTGATTATGAATACAGGGATCATGTCACGCTCGGCGAGCAACACCGGATGATCGACATCCCCCGCGGCGTCAAAACCGCCGGCACGCGCAGCTACTATCTGACCGGCATCGGCGCAATGCTGCATCGGGCCGTTCAGCAGCTTGCGGTGGATATGCTGGTCGCCAAGGGTTTCACCCTTATGGACGTACCGTTAACCGTAAGGACGGAGGCCATGGAGAATACCGCCTTTTTCCCGCTTGGTCAGGATCAGGCTTTTCAAATTACGGAGCAAGATAAGTGGCTCGTCGGTACCTCGGAGGTGCCGCTCGTATCGTTCTATAGCGGTGAAGTCGTCGATGTGGCACAGCCGATTCGCCTGGCGGCAGCATCGCTGTGTTTCCGAAGCGAGGTCGGCTCGGGCGGCCGGGACGTCCACGGCCTGTACCGGGTGCATCAGTTCGCCAAGGTGGAACAGGTCGTTCTCTGCGAAGCCTGCGAGGAAGCCTCGGAGCAGCTTCTACAAGAAATCACGGCCAATGCCGAGGAGCTGCTGCAAAAGCTCGAATTGCCTTACCGTGTCGTTGCCGTCTGTACCGGGGATATGTCGCAGAAAACGTACAAGCAATATGACATCGAGACGTGGATGCCAAGCCGCGGTGCTTATGGGGAGACCCACTCGTCGTCGAATCTGCTCGACTTTCAGGCGCGTCGCTCGAACATCCGCTACCGGGACGCGGAAGGCAAGCTGCGCTACTGCCACACCCTGAACAATACGGCCGTGGCTTCGCCGCGAATTCTTATCCCGCTGCTGGAGAACCACCAGCAGGCCGATGGCTCGATTCTCATACCGAAGGCGCTCCGACCTTACATGAACGGGATGGAGCGAATCGAGCCGCCAGCCGATGCAGTCATGGAGTAA
- a CDS encoding LLM class flavin-dependent oxidoreductase, translating into MTEPHLDHTAPKTLRDIPISILDLAPITAGSTAAQSLQNTLDLAQHAEKWGYNRYWLAEHHNMPGIASSATSVVIGHVAGGTSKIRVGAGGIMLPNHAPLVIAEQFGTLESLYPGRIDLGLGRAPGSDQLTSRALRRGPGSDGQDFPDRLGELRNYFQPTSGSSMRIRAIPGEGLHVPIWLLGSSGFSAQLAGQLGLPFSFASHFAPDYLMAALDLYRTSFRPSSELSKPYAMIGVNVICADTDEEAQRLATSPYQQFLNIIRGRTGQLSPPVDSMDDLWNLQEQAIVKRQLSFSAIGSPATVRAQLEQFQQSTNADEIIVAAAIYDHEARLRSYELLADVVGIK; encoded by the coding sequence ATGACAGAACCCCATCTTGATCATACAGCGCCCAAAACGCTTCGCGATATCCCTATTTCCATTCTGGATCTCGCCCCGATTACAGCGGGCAGCACCGCTGCACAGTCGCTGCAAAATACGCTCGATCTGGCCCAGCATGCCGAGAAGTGGGGGTATAACCGCTACTGGCTTGCCGAACACCACAATATGCCGGGAATCGCCAGCTCGGCCACTTCGGTCGTCATTGGCCATGTCGCCGGGGGCACGAGCAAGATCCGCGTCGGAGCCGGCGGCATTATGCTGCCGAACCACGCTCCCTTGGTCATAGCCGAGCAGTTCGGCACCCTGGAATCGCTCTATCCCGGCCGGATCGATCTCGGCTTAGGTCGTGCGCCGGGATCGGATCAGCTCACATCTCGGGCGCTTCGCCGCGGTCCCGGCAGCGACGGGCAGGACTTCCCGGATCGCCTCGGCGAGCTGCGGAATTACTTCCAGCCCACCTCAGGCTCGTCCATGCGCATCCGGGCGATTCCCGGCGAAGGTCTGCATGTACCGATCTGGCTGCTCGGCTCCAGCGGTTTCAGTGCGCAGCTGGCAGGACAGCTGGGGCTTCCGTTCTCTTTTGCGAGCCACTTTGCCCCGGATTATCTGATGGCCGCGCTCGACCTGTACCGCACCAGCTTCCGTCCTTCATCCGAGCTGAGCAAGCCTTATGCTATGATCGGCGTGAACGTGATCTGTGCCGATACCGATGAGGAAGCACAGCGCCTGGCTACCTCGCCGTACCAGCAGTTCCTGAATATCATCCGCGGCCGCACCGGCCAGCTGAGTCCGCCGGTGGACAGCATGGATGATCTATGGAACCTGCAGGAGCAGGCCATCGTGAAGCGCCAGCTGAGCTTCTCTGCCATCGGCAGTCCCGCAACCGTCCGCGCGCAGCTGGAGCAGTTCCAGCAGTCAACGAATGCGGACGAAATCATTGTCGCGGCCGCCATCTATGATCATGAGGCGCGCCTGCGTTCTTATGAGCTGCTGGCGGATGTCGTCGGCATCAAATAA
- a CDS encoding SDR family NAD(P)-dependent oxidoreductase, protein MSDNKQIAVITGAASGIGRASSLKLAENGAAVVLVDFNKEAGEETLRLIKEQGGEGIFVQADVTKTEDVQNYVNRAVEAYGRIDFFFNNAGIVQKFSMLDDIDEDEFDRQMSVNVKGAFLGMKYVLKVMKEQGSGHIVNTASTAGIRSEHSAAAYSASKHAVVGLTKGAALEYVKQGIRVNAICPGGVQTPLTAAVAKSFMEGGYVPEEVGNMRMGRPAEADEIANVVAFLASPGSSYMTGSLVTIDGGLTL, encoded by the coding sequence ATGTCCGATAACAAACAGATCGCTGTCATTACCGGCGCAGCCAGCGGGATCGGCAGAGCCAGCAGCTTGAAACTGGCAGAGAACGGTGCAGCGGTAGTGCTCGTTGATTTCAACAAGGAAGCCGGCGAAGAAACGCTGCGTTTGATCAAGGAGCAGGGCGGAGAGGGCATCTTCGTGCAAGCGGACGTGACGAAAACTGAAGATGTCCAGAACTACGTAAACAGGGCGGTCGAAGCTTACGGCCGAATCGATTTCTTCTTCAACAATGCAGGCATCGTGCAGAAGTTTTCGATGCTGGATGATATCGACGAGGACGAATTTGACCGTCAAATGTCCGTGAACGTTAAGGGTGCTTTCCTCGGCATGAAGTATGTGTTGAAAGTCATGAAGGAGCAGGGCAGCGGACATATCGTGAACACCGCTTCCACGGCAGGTATCCGCAGCGAGCACAGTGCAGCCGCTTATTCGGCAAGCAAGCATGCGGTGGTGGGCTTGACGAAGGGAGCAGCGCTGGAATACGTGAAGCAGGGCATTCGCGTGAACGCGATTTGTCCGGGAGGCGTTCAGACGCCGCTTACGGCAGCGGTAGCCAAGTCCTTCATGGAAGGGGGCTACGTGCCTGAGGAAGTGGGCAACATGCGGATGGGACGCCCGGCTGAGGCGGATGAAATCGCGAACGTGGTTGCTTTCCTGGCTTCCCCAGGCTCCAGCTACATGACAGGCTCGCTGGTTACGATTGATGGCGGATTGACGCTGTAA
- a CDS encoding SDR family NAD(P)-dependent oxidoreductase — MGRLDNKVAIITGAAGGMGKADALLFVQEGAKVAITDLQEDKIKDVVAEIEALGGEAIGFKHNVASEEDWVRVVDETVQKFGKIDILVNNAGVSNATPFMDLTVEGWEKTMSINVTSIFLGQKYVIPHMIEAGGGSIVNISSIAGLTGGSGAGPYTASKGAVRMLTKATAVDFAKHNIRCNSVHPGYIETPMTVDLFKDEQMMQWFQSQTPLPRLGKAEDIARGVLFLASDESSYITGVELPIDGGYFAK, encoded by the coding sequence ATGGGGAGATTAGACAATAAAGTAGCAATCATTACAGGTGCAGCAGGTGGGATGGGTAAAGCTGACGCTCTTTTGTTTGTGCAGGAGGGAGCCAAGGTTGCGATTACGGACCTACAGGAAGACAAGATCAAAGACGTTGTAGCGGAGATTGAAGCCCTTGGCGGCGAAGCGATTGGATTCAAGCACAATGTAGCTTCCGAGGAAGACTGGGTTCGTGTCGTGGACGAGACCGTTCAAAAATTCGGCAAGATCGACATTCTGGTCAACAATGCCGGTGTCTCCAATGCAACACCGTTCATGGATTTGACGGTAGAGGGCTGGGAGAAGACGATGTCGATTAACGTTACGAGCATATTCCTCGGTCAGAAATATGTCATTCCGCACATGATCGAAGCCGGCGGCGGTTCCATCGTCAACATCTCCTCCATTGCCGGCCTGACAGGGGGCAGCGGCGCCGGTCCTTACACGGCAAGCAAAGGCGCGGTACGCATGCTGACCAAAGCCACGGCCGTGGACTTTGCGAAGCATAACATCCGCTGCAATTCGGTTCACCCTGGCTACATCGAAACGCCAATGACCGTGGATCTGTTCAAGGATGAGCAAATGATGCAGTGGTTCCAATCCCAGACTCCGCTTCCACGTCTGGGCAAAGCGGAAGATATCGCACGCGGCGTATTGTTCCTTGCTTCGGATGAGTCTTCCTATATTACAGGCGTTGAGCTGCCGATTGACGGCGGATATTTCGCGAAGTAA
- a CDS encoding MarR family winged helix-turn-helix transcriptional regulator, which produces MVARQMMTLVANYAKILDNDLTGPQYYVLQTLAYEGQQTSSYFANALNVTLSAVTNLSNKLVSKGYIERVASSEDRRQVYLKITEQGREVEARMIAKYRELNEGLWSDFSDQEMDVLIASYEKMIEHLQLKIGQSKEDSRTND; this is translated from the coding sequence ATGGTTGCCCGTCAGATGATGACGCTTGTGGCGAACTATGCCAAGATTCTGGACAATGATTTAACCGGCCCGCAGTACTACGTGCTTCAGACTTTGGCTTATGAAGGGCAGCAGACCAGCTCATATTTTGCCAATGCCTTGAATGTTACGCTTTCGGCTGTGACCAACTTGAGCAACAAGCTGGTCAGTAAGGGTTATATCGAACGGGTGGCGTCAAGCGAGGACAGGCGTCAGGTCTATCTTAAGATTACGGAGCAGGGCCGTGAAGTTGAAGCCCGGATGATTGCGAAGTACCGTGAATTGAATGAAGGCTTATGGTCGGATTTCTCGGATCAGGAGATGGATGTGTTAATCGCTTCATACGAGAAGATGATTGAACATTTGCAGCTTAAGATCGGGCAGTCCAAAGAAGATAGCCGAACCAACGACTAA
- a CDS encoding nitrite reductase, with product MAMQKFAVTPGFEVGGTLFRPDQLAVLGSIVGDDARIEMTTFKQLYVEMDAERVEEAKVKLEAAGLQVHPAGFVSKSLITCNFCRGAEDSGLDVAKMLDEAIADHPVPNPLKIGYAGCALGTSEPLLKDIAVMKMRNTYDIYVGGEPRGLKAALAKPLHTDLAPDQLAPIILKLIAVYQENGKKKEKFSRFVDRMTLEQLRQLTLDARMDTAG from the coding sequence TTGGCCATGCAAAAATTTGCAGTGACACCCGGCTTTGAAGTGGGCGGAACGCTGTTCCGCCCGGATCAGCTGGCCGTATTGGGCTCCATCGTGGGCGATGACGCCCGTATTGAGATGACTACCTTTAAGCAGCTCTACGTGGAGATGGATGCAGAGCGGGTGGAAGAAGCCAAGGTGAAGCTGGAAGCTGCCGGACTTCAGGTTCATCCCGCCGGCTTTGTCTCCAAGAGCCTGATCACCTGCAACTTTTGCCGGGGAGCGGAGGATTCGGGACTGGATGTTGCTAAGATGCTGGATGAAGCAATCGCCGATCATCCTGTACCCAATCCGCTAAAGATCGGTTACGCAGGATGCGCGCTAGGCACCAGCGAACCGCTGCTGAAAGATATTGCCGTGATGAAGATGAGAAATACCTATGATATCTATGTTGGTGGAGAGCCGAGAGGGTTGAAAGCTGCTCTGGCGAAGCCGCTGCACACGGATTTAGCGCCGGATCAGCTGGCTCCGATCATCCTGAAGCTGATCGCCGTCTATCAGGAGAACGGCAAGAAGAAAGAGAAGTTCTCCCGCTTCGTGGATCGCATGACGCTCGAGCAGCTGCGTCAACTCACGCTGGATGCACGGATGGATACGGCAGGGTAA